In one window of Temnothorax longispinosus isolate EJ_2023e chromosome 11, Tlon_JGU_v1, whole genome shotgun sequence DNA:
- the LOC139821990 gene encoding uncharacterized protein yields the protein MLSLTKDFLLNNPDVILTRADKGNITVAMDFPDYKNKMELLLSDTNTYTLVKKDPILSLTRNTRTLLTRWKNSKYISSSTYKFLYCSDGVLPRAYGLPKIHKLNYPLRIIVSSIDGPLHNLARFLHNIISSSIPKANSHIKDSFQLVNILNNSRIDDNYTLISLDVVSLFTNVPSDLAIDSICNRWEHLSKNCDIPKDEFIIAVRLILDSTYFRFNNKVYKQNFGSPMGSPLSPDLADLVLQDIETRAMRMFNFHIPFFFRYVDDIAMAIPNDTVDFTLQTFNSFHPRLQFTIEIGDNKLNFLDTTIINNNGLIKFDWYHKPTFSGRYLNYYSCHPSSQKRGTIIGLIDRAFLLSHPRFHRKNLELIISILLNNDYPLDLIFNTIHERLKSLFYKQTKKQNSDDVDDASFKKWFTVPFFPSFSAKFKDIFRGSDTHLAYYSVNKLNKFIKVQKDALPSYQNSNVVYKIFCRDCDASYVGQTCRQLKTRISEHRSHINRNSSSHSVITDHRIHNDHDFDWDNVKILDRERYYHKRLISEVLHIKQQRHGLNLQSDTECLHHAYLPIINNI from the coding sequence ATGTTATCTCTAACCAAAGATTTTCTTCTCAATAATCCTGATGTAATTCTGACTAGAGCCGATAAAGGTAACATAACCGTTGCCATGGATTTTCCTGACTACAAAAATAAGATGGAATTGCTATTGTCGGACACGAACACATATACTTTAGTCAAAAAAGATCCCATCCTTTCACTCACAAGAAACACGAGAACTCTGCTTACTAGATGGAAGAATTCGAAATACATTTCATCCTCTACTTATAAGTTCCTTTATTGTAGTGATGGAGTACTTCCGAGAGCCTATGGACTTCCGAAAATTCACAAACTAAATTATCCGTTAAGAATTATAGTTTCGTCCATCGATGGACCTCTACATAACTTAGCTAGATTTTTACATAACATTATTTCTTCCAGTATTCCTAAAGCCAATAGTCATATTAAAGACAGTTTTCAACTCGTCAATATTTTGAACAATTCGCGTATTGATGACAATTACACACTCATTTCGCTTGATGTTGTCTCCCTTTTTACAAATGTTCCTTCCGATCTTGCTATTGACAGTATTTGCAATAGATGGGAACATCTCTCAAAAAACTGCGACATTCCGAAAgatgaatttattattgcagTAAGACTCATCCTCGACTCCACCTATTTTAGGTTTAACAACAAGGTCTATAAACAGAATTTCGGATCTCCCATGGGCTCTCCTTTGTCTCCTGACCTTGCGGATTTAGTCCTTCAGGATATTGAGACGAGGGCGATGagaatgttcaattttcacaTTCCGTTTTTCTTCAGATATGTGGATGATATAGCGATGGCTATACCTAACGATACCGTTGATTTCACTTTACAAACATTTAATTCGTTCCATCCACGTTTACAATTTACCATTGAGATTGGCGACAATAAactcaattttttagataccacCATCATTAATAACAATGGTTTAATCAAATTTGATTGGTATCATAAACCTACCTTTTCCggcagatatttaaattattattcttgtcACCCTTCGTCTCAAAAGCGTGGAACCATCATAGGACTCATCGACCGAGCCTTTCTACTCTCGCATCCGAGGTTTCACAGAAAAAATCTAGAACTTATTATCAGCATCCTTTTGAACAACGATTATCCTCTAGATCTTATTTTTAACACGATTCATGAACGTCTAAAAAGTCTCTTttacaaacaaacaaaaaaacaaaattctgaTGATGTTGATGAcgcttcttttaaaaaatggtttaCGGTCCcgttttttccttccttttctgCAAAATTTAAGGATATTTTTAGGGGATCTGATACTCATTTAGCATACTAcagtgttaataaattaaataaatttatcaaggTTCAGAAGGATGCTCTCCCGTCTTATCAAAATAGCAACGTagtatataagattttttgtcGAGACTGTGATGCTTCTTACGTAGGGCAAACCTGTAGACAACTAAAAACTAGAATATCGGAACATCGCAGTCACATAAATAGAAATAGTTCCTCTCATTCCGTGATTACTGACCACAGAATTCATAACGATCATGATTTTGATTGGGATAATGTGAAGATTTTAGATCGAGAAAGATACTATCATAAACGTCTCATTTCGGAAGTTTTACATATTAAGCAACAGCGCCATGGTCTAAACCTCCAATCGGATACCGAGTGCCTACATCACGCATATCTGCCTATCATAAACAATATCTAA